The Nitrosospira lacus genome window below encodes:
- the mpl gene encoding UDP-N-acetylmuramate:L-alanyl-gamma-D-glutamyl-meso-diaminopimelate ligase gives MHIHILGICGTFMGGIAAIAREAGHEVSGCDAGVYPPMSIQLESQGIALIEGFSPEQIGLNPDLFVIGNVVTRGNPLIEEILNRNLPYISGPQWLSENILRDKWVLAVAGTHGKTTTSSMLAWILEYAGMEPGFLIGGIPQNFGLSARLGGSPFFIIEADEYDTAFFDKRSKFVHFRPRTAILNNLEFDHADIFADLAAIEQQFHYFVRVIPGNGLIVSNGKEQSLERVLTKGCWTPVERVGVAEGWHSDILGDGGIAIRFMDKAQGTLHWELLGEHNRMNALAALAAARHAGVPANVAIAALTQFKNVKRRMEMRGEINGIKVYDDFAHHPTAIRTTLEGLRSTVGGTRIIAVLEPRSNTMKMGIWKDSLADSLAAADLVFCYIANLGWNAKEALSRMGSRAVSHDNLEQLIAAIAAAAHPGDCVLIMSNGGFGGIHEKLLKAIGETIAN, from the coding sequence TTGCATATTCATATTCTCGGCATCTGTGGCACGTTCATGGGTGGTATCGCGGCGATCGCGCGCGAAGCGGGCCATGAGGTCAGTGGCTGCGACGCAGGCGTTTATCCACCCATGAGCATCCAATTGGAGTCCCAGGGAATAGCGCTGATAGAAGGGTTTTCTCCTGAACAAATCGGATTGAATCCTGATTTGTTCGTAATCGGCAATGTGGTAACCCGCGGCAATCCCCTCATCGAGGAGATCCTCAATCGCAATCTTCCCTATATTTCCGGTCCGCAATGGCTCTCCGAAAATATATTGCGCGACAAATGGGTTCTGGCGGTCGCCGGGACCCACGGCAAGACCACGACCAGTTCGATGCTGGCATGGATACTCGAGTATGCGGGCATGGAGCCAGGATTCCTGATTGGAGGCATACCCCAGAACTTCGGGTTATCGGCCAGACTTGGCGGTTCGCCTTTCTTTATCATCGAAGCGGATGAATATGACACCGCTTTTTTTGACAAACGTTCTAAGTTTGTACATTTCCGCCCGAGAACAGCGATTCTCAATAACCTGGAATTCGATCACGCCGATATATTTGCGGATCTTGCAGCAATCGAGCAACAGTTTCACTATTTCGTACGCGTAATCCCCGGCAACGGCCTTATCGTCAGCAACGGCAAGGAACAAAGCCTGGAGCGTGTTTTGACCAAAGGATGCTGGACACCGGTGGAACGAGTAGGAGTCGCTGAAGGCTGGCACAGCGATATCCTGGGCGATGGCGGGATTGCGATTCGTTTCATGGATAAGGCCCAGGGAACATTACATTGGGAGTTGCTGGGAGAACACAACCGCATGAATGCGTTGGCTGCGCTGGCCGCTGCTCGTCATGCCGGTGTGCCGGCAAACGTCGCTATCGCCGCGTTGACACAATTCAAAAACGTGAAACGGCGCATGGAAATGCGCGGTGAAATCAATGGCATCAAGGTGTACGACGATTTTGCCCATCATCCCACCGCTATCCGGACAACTCTCGAAGGCTTGCGCAGCACGGTGGGGGGAACACGCATCATCGCTGTGCTGGAGCCTCGTTCCAATACCATGAAAATGGGCATATGGAAAGACAGCCTGGCGGATAGCCTTGCGGCGGCGGATCTGGTGTTTTGTTATATCGCCAATCTGGGCTGGAACGCGAAAGAAGCATTGAGCCGCATGGGCAGCCGGGCGGTGAGCCATGACAATCTCGAGCAGTTGATCGCAGCCATCGCGGCTGCGGCTCATCCCGGCGACTGTGTTCTCATCATGAGCAATGGTGGTTTCGGTGGTATCCATGAAAAGTTGCTCAAGGCGATAGGAGAAACCATTGCCAATTAA
- a CDS encoding DUF3617 domain-containing protein — protein sequence MQKILLSLFLLSIASVAGAAENNIRPGLWEVTTTSMLLALVPQIPPDQMQQLTNLAKQYGLDMPQIQNGAATSKICITQQMADEKIPSYFHQNQTGCSFKNAVRTENSYTMDLVCTNPQLKGNGRAEGTFMTPESFSGWTIFKGTVQDRPVNEQADTSGRWISASCETVKPPR from the coding sequence ATGCAAAAAATCCTTTTATCATTATTCCTGTTATCCATAGCTTCAGTGGCAGGAGCGGCCGAGAACAACATACGCCCCGGATTATGGGAAGTCACTACAACGTCAATGTTGTTGGCCCTGGTGCCCCAGATCCCCCCAGATCAAATGCAACAATTGACAAACCTGGCCAAGCAATACGGACTGGATATGCCGCAGATCCAGAATGGAGCGGCAACATCCAAAATCTGCATCACCCAGCAAATGGCGGACGAAAAAATTCCATCCTATTTTCATCAGAATCAAACCGGATGCAGTTTTAAAAACGCAGTCCGGACGGAAAACAGCTACACAATGGATCTCGTCTGTACAAATCCCCAATTAAAGGGCAACGGAAGAGCTGAAGGAACGTTTATGACTCCCGAGAGTTTTTCGGGATGGACAATATTCAAGGGCACTGTACAAGATCGTCCCGTCAATGAGCAGGCCGATACCAGCGGCCGATGGATCAGTGCAAGCTGTGAAACCGTGAAGCCGCCACGCTAA
- a CDS encoding ankyrin repeat domain-containing protein, whose amino-acid sequence MIGLWKYQHILSILLFCASPGTWANMGDSDLITAAGNGNVSRVKALLATKANVNAKTDNGTTALIAASQNGYEEMVKVLIEAKADINAKTSNGTTALMQASQKGHREVVRELLAAKADVNARRGDGATVLMQASQEGHSQIVQMLLAAGADVNARLDNGATALMLASQIGHAGVVQTLLAGKADVNAKAGNGATALMLASKYRHQGVEKLLKEAGAK is encoded by the coding sequence ATGATCGGGTTGTGGAAATACCAGCATATTTTGAGCATCCTCCTATTCTGCGCTTCACCGGGCACGTGGGCGAATATGGGCGATAGTGATCTTATCACTGCTGCCGGGAACGGGAATGTTTCCCGGGTCAAGGCGCTGCTCGCGACCAAAGCCAATGTGAATGCCAAGACGGATAATGGCACCACCGCATTGATAGCGGCATCACAGAATGGCTACGAAGAGATGGTGAAGGTGCTGATAGAAGCCAAAGCGGACATCAATGCGAAGACAAGCAATGGCACCACCGCATTGATGCAGGCGTCGCAGAAAGGCCACAGGGAGGTCGTGCGCGAGCTGCTTGCCGCTAAAGCCGATGTGAATGCCAGGAGGGGCGACGGTGCCACGGTATTGATGCAGGCTTCGCAGGAAGGACATTCTCAGATAGTACAAATGCTGCTCGCCGCCGGGGCCGATGTGAATGCCCGGCTGGATAATGGCGCAACCGCATTGATGCTGGCCTCGCAGATCGGTCACGCGGGCGTCGTACAGACGCTGCTCGCGGGCAAGGCCGATGTGAATGCCAAAGCGGGCAATGGCGCCACAGCGCTGATGCTGGCATCGAAGTATCGCCACCAGGGGGTGGAAAAACTCCTTAAGGAAGCGGGCGCCAAATAA